Proteins encoded within one genomic window of Macaca thibetana thibetana isolate TM-01 chromosome 3, ASM2454274v1, whole genome shotgun sequence:
- the SON gene encoding protein SON isoform X5, producing MATNIEQIFRSFVVSKFREIQQELSSGRNEGQLNGETNTPIEGNQAGDAAASARSLPNEEIVQKIEEVLSGVLDTELRYKPDLKEASRKSRCVSVQTDPTDEIPTKKSKKHKKHKNKKKKKKKEKEKKYKRQPEESEAKTKSHHDGNIDLESDSFLKFDSEPSAMALELPTRAVGLSETNESPAVVLEPPVVSVEVPEPHILETLKPATKTAELSVASTSVISEQSEQSVAVTPEPSMTKILDSFAAAPVPTTTVVLKSSEPVVTMSVEYQMKSVLKSVESTSPEPSKIMLVEPPVAKVLEPSETLVVSSETPTEVYPEPSTSTTMDFPESSAIEALRLPEQPVDVPSEIADSSMTRPQELPELPKTTALELQESSVASAMELPGPPATSMPELQGPPVTPVPELPGPSATPVPELPGPLSTPVPELPGPPATAVPELPGPSVTPVPQLSQELPGLPAPSMGLEPPQEVPEPPVMAQELPGLPLVTAAVELPEQPAVTVAMELTEQPVTTTELEQPVGMTTVEHPGHPEVTTATGLLGQPEATMVLELPGQPVATTALELPGQPSVTGVPELPGLPSATRALELSGQPVATGALELPGPLMAAGALEFSGQSGAAGALELLGQPLATGVLELPGQPGAPELPGQPVATVALEISVQSVVTTSELSTMTVSQSLEVPSTTALESYNTVAQELPTTLVGETSVTVGVDPLMAPESHMLASNTMETHILASNTMDSQMLASNTMDSQMLASNTMDSQMLASSTMDSQMLATSTMDSQMLATSSMDSQMLATSTMDSQMLATSSMDSQMLATSSMDSQMLATSSMDSQMLATSSMDSQMLATSTMDSQMLATSTMDSQMLATSSMDSQMLASGTMDSQMLASGTMDAQMLASGTMDAQMLASSTQDSAMLGSKSPDPYRLAQDPYRLAQDPYRLGHDPYRLGHDAYRLGQDPYRLGHDPYRLTPDPYRMSPRPYRIAPRSYRIAPRPYRLAPRPLMLASRRSMMMSYAAERSMMSSYERSMMSYERSMMSPMAERSMMSAYERSMMSAYERSMMSPMAERSMMSAYERSMMSAYERSMMSPMADRSMMSMGADRSMMSSYSAADRSMMSSYSAADRSMMSSYTADRSMMSMAADSYTDSYTDTYTEAYMVPPLPPEEPPTMPPLPPEEPPMTPPLPPEEPPEGPALPTEQSALTAENTWPAEVPSLPSEESVSQPEPPVSQSEISEPSAVPTDYSLSASDPSVLVSEATVTVPEPPPEPESSITSTPVESAVVAEEHEVVPERPVTCMVSETPTVSAEPTVVASEPPVLSETAETFESMRASGYVASEVSTSLLEPAVTTPVLAESILEPPDMAVPESSAMAVLESSAVTVLESSTVTVLESSTVTVLEPSVVTVPEPPVVAEPDYITIPVPVVSVLEPSVPVLEPAVSVLQPSMIVSEPSVSVQESTVTVSEPAVTVSEQTQVIPTEVAIESTPMILESSIMSSHVMKGINLPSGDQNLAPEIGMPEIPLHSGEEPHAEVHLKSDSYESEHGINIDLNINNHLIAKEMEHNTVCAASTSPVGEIGEEKILPTSETKQCTVLDTYPGVSEADAGETLSSTGSLALEPDATGTSKGIEFITTSTLSSVNKYDIDVSLTTQDTEHDMVISTSPSGGSEADIEGPLPAKDIHLDLPSNNNLVSKDTEEPLPVKESDQTLAALLSPKESSGGEKEVPPPPKETLSDSGFSANIEDINEADLVRPLLPKDMERLTSLRAGIEGPLLASDVGRDKSAASPVVSSMPERASESSSEEKDDYEIFVKVKDTHEKSKKNKNRDKGEKEKKRDSSLRSRSKRSKSSEHKSRKRTSESRSRARKRSSKSKSHRSQTRSRSRSRRRRRSSRSRSKSRGRRSVSKEKRKRSPKHRSKSRERKRKRSSSRDNRKTVRARSRTPSRRSRSHTPSRRRRSRSVGRRRSFSISPSRRSRTPSRRSRTPSRRSRTPSRRSRTPSRRSRTPSRRSRTPSRRRRSRSVVRRRSFSISPVRLRRSRTPLRRRFSRSPIRRKRSRSSERGRSPKRLTDLDKAQLLEIAKANAAAMCAKAGVPLPPNLKPAPPPTIEEKVAKKSGGATIEELTEKCKQIAQSKEDDDVIVNKPHVSDEEEEEPPFYHHPFKLSEPKPIFFNLNIAAAKPTPPKSQVTLTKEFPVSSGSQHRKKEADSVYGEWVPVEKNGEENKDDDNVFSSNLPSEGRVKRQGRVRRQMKQPAASHLTVTRCNSLCGTKPQSEKHRIAENSVITSLPNIGPSLHLWEGSPRYNYLASRFASRLYSSRFWW from the exons ATGGCGACCAACATCGAGCAGATTTTTAGGTCTTTCGTGGTCAGCAAATTCCGGGAAATTCAACAGGAGCTTTCCAG TGGAAGGAATGAAGGCCAGCTGAATGGTGAAACAAATACACCCATTGAAGGAAACCAGGCGGGTGATGCAGCTGCCTCTGCCAGGAGTCTACCAAATGAAGAAATAGTGCAGAAGATAGAGGAAGTACTTTCTGGGGTCTTAGATACAGAACTACGATATAAGCCAG ACTTGAAAGAGGCCTCCAGAAAAAGTAGATGTGTATCTGTACAAACAGATCCTACTGATGAAATTCCCactaaaaagtcaaagaagcataaaaagcataaaaacaaaaagaagaaaaagaagaaagaaaaggaaaaaaaatataaaagacagcCAGAAGAATCTGAGGCAAAGACGAAATCTCATCATGATGGGAACATAGATTTAGAATCTGATTCCTTTTTAAAGTTTGATTCTGAACCTTCAGCTATGGCGCTGGAGCTTCCTACAAGAGCAGTTGGCCTGTCTGAGACCAATGAATCCCCTGCAGTTGTGCTAGAACCTCCTGTAGTATCAGTGGAGGTACCAGAGCCACACATCTTAGAAACTCTGAAGCCAGCTACAAAAACTGCAGAACTGTCAGTTGCATCTACATCAGTAATCTCAGAGCAGTCAGAGCAGTCTGTGGCAGTAACGCCGGAACCATCCATGACAAAGATTCTGGATTCCTTTGCAGCAGCACCAGTGCCTACTACAACAGTGGTGTTGAAGTCATCTGAGCCAGTCGTAACAATGTCAGTGGAGTATCAGATGAAGTCTGTGCTGAAATCTGTGGAGAGCACATCTCCAGAGCCATCCAAGATCATGTTGGTAGAGCCCCCAGTAGCAAAAGTGTTAGAGCCTTCAGAAACCCTTGTGGTATCATCAGAGACACCTACTGAGGTGTACCCTGAGCCAAGCACATCAACAACAATGGATTTTCCAGAGTCATCTGCAATTGAAGCGCTAAGATTGCCAGAGCAGCCTGTAGACGTACCATCGGAGATTGCAGATTCATCCATGACAAGACCGCAGGAGTTGCCGGAGCTGCCTAAGACCACAGCGTTGGAGCTGCAGGAGTCGTCGGTGGCCTCAGCGATGGAGTTGCCGGGGCCACCTGCGACCTCCATGCCGGAGTTGCAGGGGCCCCCTGTGACTCCAGTGCCGGAGTTACCTGGGCCCTCTGCTACCCCGGTGCCAGAGTTGCCAGGGCCCCTTTCTACCCCAGTGCCTGAGTTGCCAGGGCCCCCTGCGACAGCAGTGCCTGAGTTGCCAGGGCCCTCTGTGACACCAGTGCCACAGTTGTCGCAGGAATTGCCAGGGCTTCCAGCACCATCCATGGGGTTGGAGCCACCACAGGAGGTACCAGAGCCACCTGTGATGGCACAGGAGTTGCCAGGGCTGCCTTTGGTGACAGCAGCAGTAGAGTTGCCAGAGCAGCCTGCGGTAACAGTAGCAATGGAGTTGACCGAACAACCTGTGACGACGACAGAGTTGGAGCAGCCTGTGGGGATGACAACGGTGGAACATCCTGGGCATCCTGAGGTGACAACGGCAACCGGGTTGCTGGGGCAGCCTGAGGCAACGATGGTGCTGGAGTTGCCAGGACAGCCAGTGGCAACAACAGCGCTGGAGTTGCCGGGGCAGCCTTCGGTGACTGGGGTGCCAGAGTTGCCAGGGCTGCCTTCGGCAACTAGGGCACTGGAGTTGTCGGGGCAGCCTGTGGCAACTGGGGCACTAGAGTTGCCTGGGCCGCTCATGGCAGCTGGGGCACTGGAGTTCTCGGGGCAGTCTGGGGCAGCTGGAGCACTGGAGCTTTTGGGGCAGCCTCTGGCAACAGGGGTGCTGGAGTTGCCAGGGCAGCCTGGGGCGCCAGAGTTGCCTGGGCAGCCTGTGGCAACTGTGGCGCTGGAGATCTCTGTTCAGTCTGTGGTGACAACATCGGAGCTGTCAACGATGACCGTGTCGCAGTCCCTGGAGGTGCCCTCGACGACAGCGCTGGAATCCTATAATACGGTAGCACAGGAGCTGCCTACTACATTAGTGGGGGAGACTTCTGTAACAGTAGGAGTGGATCCCTTGATGGCCCCAGAATCCCATATGTTAGCTTCTAACACCATGGAGACCCATATATTAGCATCCAACACCATGGACTCCCAAATGCTAGCGTCCAACACCATGGACTCCCAGATGCTAGCATCCAACACCATGGACTCCCAGATGTTAGCGTCTAGCACCATGGACTCCCAGATGTTAGCAACTAGTACCATGGACTCCCAAATGTTAGCAACTAGCTCCATGGACTCCCAGATGTTAGCAACTAGCACTATGGACTCCCAGATGTTAGCAACCAGTTCCATGGACTCCCAGATGTTAGCAACCAGCTCCATGGACTCCCAGATGTTAGCAACCAGCTCCATGGACTCCCAGATGTTAGCAACCAGCTCCATGGACTCCCAGATGTTAGCAACCAGCACCATGGATTCTCAGATGTTAGCAACCAGCACCATGGACTCCCAGATGTTAGCAACTAGCTCAATGGATTCCCAGATGTTAGCATCTGGCACTATGGACTCTCAAATGTTAGCTTCTGGCACCATGGATGCTCAGATGTTAGCGTCTGGTACCATGGATGCCCAGATGTTAGCATCTAGTACCCAAGATTCTGCTATGTTGGGTTCAAAATCTCCTGATCCCTATAGGTTAGCTCAGGATCCTTACAGGTTAGCTCAGGATCCCTATAGGTTGGGCCATGACCCCTATAGATTAGGTCATGATGCTTACAGGTTAGGACAGGACCCTTATAGATTAGGCCATGATCCCTACAGACTAACTCCTGATCCCTATAGGATGTCACCTAGACCCTATAGGATAGCACCCAGGTCCTATAGAATAGCACCCAGGCCATATAGGTTAGCACCTAGACCCCTGATGTTAGCATCTAGACGTTCTATGATGATGTCCTATGCTGCAGAACGTTCCATGATGTCATCTTACGAACGTTCTATGATGTCTTATGAGCGGTCTATGATGTCCCCTATGGCTGAGCGCTCTATGATGTCAGCCTACGAGCGCTCTATGATGTCAGCCTATGAGCGCTCTATGATGTCCCCTATGGCCGAGCGCTCTATGATGTCAGCTTATGAACGCTCTATGATGTCAGCTTATGAACGCTCCATGATGTCCCCAATGGCTGATCGATCTATGATGTCCATGGGTGCCGACCGGTCTATGATGTCGTCATACTCTGCTGCTGACCGGTCTATGATGTCATCGTACTCTGCAGCTGACCGATCTATGATGTCATCTTATACTGCTGATCGTTCAATGATGTCTATGGCTGCTGATTCTTACACCGATTCTTACACTGACACATATACAGAGGCATATATGGTGCCACCTTTGCCTCCTGAAGAGCCCCCAACAATGCCACCGTTGCCACCTGAGGAGCCACCAATGACACCACCGTTGCCTCCTGAGGAACCACCAGAGGGTCCAGCATTGCCCACTGAGCAGTCAGCATTAACAGCTGAAAATACGTGGCCTGCAGAGGTGCCATCATTACCTTCTGAAGAGTCTGTATCGCAGCCTGAGCCTCCTGTGAGTCAAAGTGAGATTTCAGAGCCTTCAGCAGTGCCTACTGATTATTCATTGTCAGCATCAGATCCCTCAGTTTTAGTATCAGAGGCTACTGTGACTGTTCCAGAACCACCGCCAGAGCCAGAATCTTCAATTACATCAACACCTGTAGAGTCTGCGGTAGTAGCAGAAGAACATGAAGTTGTTCCAGAGAGACCAGTGACTTGTATGGTGTCTGAAACTCCCACAGTGTCAGCTGAACCAACTGTGGTAGCATCAGAGCCTCCTGTTTTGTCAGAGACAGCAGAAACATTTGAATCCATGAGAGCCTCAGGATATGTTGCCTCAGAGGTATCTACATCCTTGTTGGAGCCAGCAGTAACTACTCCAGTGCTGGCAGAGAGCATTCTGGAGCCTCCAGACATGGCTGTCCCAGAGTCTTCGGCTATGGCTGTCCTGGAGTCTTCGGCTGTGACCGTCCTGGAGTCTTCAACTGTGACCGTCCTGGAGTCTTCGACTGTGACTGTCCTGGAGCCTTCGGTTGTGACTGTCCCGGAGCCTCCTGTTGTGGCTGAGCCAGACTATATTACCATTCCTGTGCCAGTTGTTTCTGTGCTGGAGCCTTCTGTGCCTGTCTTGGAACCAGCGGTGTCAGTCCTTCAACCTTCTATGATTGTTTCAGAACCATCTGTTTCTGTCCAGGAGTCTACTGTGacagtttcagagcctgctgtcACTGTCTCAGAGCAGACTCAAGTAATACCAACTGAGGTGGCTATAGAGTCCACACCAATGATACTGGAATCTAGTATCATGTCATCACATGTTATGAAAGGAATTAATCTACCCTCTGGTGATCAAAATCTTGCTCCAGAGATTGGCATGCCGGAGATTCCTTTGCATTCAGGTGAAGAGCCACATGCTGAGGTACACCTGAAAAGTGACTCTTATGAAAGTGAACATGGTATAAATATAGACCTTAATATAAATAATCATTTAATTGCTAAAGAAATGGAACATAATACAGTGTGTGCTGCTAGTACTAGTCCTGTTGGGGAAATTGGTGAAGAGAAAATTTTGCCCACCAGTGAGACTAAACAGTGCACAGTATTGGATACCTACCCTGGTGTTAGtgaagctgatgcaggagaaacTCTATCTTCTACTGGTTCTCTTGCTCTGGAACCTGATGCAACAGGAACTAGTAAGGGTATTGAATTTATCACAACATCTACTCTCAGTTCAGTTAATAAATATGATATTGATGTATCTTTAACTACTCAAGATACTGAACATGACATGGTAATTTCCACCAGTCCTAGTGGTGGTAGTGAAGCTGACATTGAAGGGCCTTTGCCTGCTAAAGATATTCATCTTGATTTACCATCTAATAATAACCTTGTTAGTAAGGATACAGAAGAACCATTACCTGTAAAAGAGAGTGACCAGACATTAGCAGCTCTGCTCAGCCCTAAAGAAAGtagtggaggagaaaaagaagtacCTCCCCCTCCTAAAGAGACACTGTCTGATTCAGGATTTTCTGCCAATATTGAGGATATTAATGAAGCAGATTTAGTGAGACCATTACTTCCTAAGGACATGGAACGTCTTACAAGCCTTAGAGCTGGCATTGAAGGACCTTTACTTGCAAGTGATGTTGGACGTGACAAATCTGCTGCCAGCCCGGTTGTAAGTAGTATGCCAGAAAGAGCTTCAGAGTCGTCTTCAGAGGAAAAAGATGATTATGAAATTTTTGTAAAAGTTAAGGACACTcatgaaaaaagcaagaaaaataagaaccGTGATAAgggtgagaaagagaagaaaagagactcTTCATTAAGATCTCGAAGTAAGCGTTCCAAGTCTTCTGAACACAAATCACGCAAGCGTACCAGTGAATCTCGTTCTCGGGCAAGGAAGAGATCATCTAAGTCCAAGTCTCATCGCTCTCAAACACGTTCACGGTCACGTTCAAGAcgcaggaggaggagcagcagatCAAGATCAAAGTCTAGAGGAAGACGATCTGTATCAAAAGAGAAGCGCAAAAGATCTCCAAAGCACAGATCCAAGtctagggaaaggaaaagaaaaagatcaagcTCCAGGGATAACCGAAAGACAGTTAGAGCTCGAAGTCGAACCCCAAGTCGCCGGAGTCGGAGTCATACTCCAAGTCGTCGACGAAGGTCTAGATCTGTGGGTAGGAGAAGGAGCTTTAGCATTTCCCCAAGCCGCCGGAGCCGCACCCCAAGCCGCCGCAGCCGTACCCCCAGCCGCCGGAGCCGCACCCCCAGCCGTCGAAGCCGTACCCCCAGCCGCCGGAGCCGCACCCCCAGTCGTCGGAGCCGCACCCCAAGCCGCCGGAGAAGATCGAGGTCTGTGGTAAGACGACGAAGCTTCAGTATCTCACCAGTCAGATTAAGGCGATCAAGGACACCCTTGAGAAGAAGGTTTAGCAGATCTCCCATCCGTCGTAAAAGATCCAGGTCTTCTGAACGAGGCAGATCACCCAAACGTCTGACAGATTTGG aTAAGGCTCAATTACTTGAAATAGCCAAAGCTAATGCAGCTGCCATGTGTGCTAAGGCTGGTGTCCCTTTACCGCCAAACCTAAAGCCTGCACCTCCACCTACTATAGAAGAGAAAGTTGCTAAAAAGTCAGGAGGAGCTACTATAGAAGAACTAACTGAG aaatgtaaacagaTCGCACAGAGTAAAGAAGATGATGATGTAATAGTGAATAAACCTCATGTTTcggatgaagaggaagaagaacctCCTTTTTATCATCATCCCTTTAAACTCAGTGAACCCAAACCTATTTTTTTCAATCTGAAT attgcTGCAGCAAAACCAACTCCACCAAAAAGCCAGGTAACATTAACAAAAGAATTCCCTGTATCATCTGGATCTCAACATCGGAAAAAAGAAGCGGATAGTGTTTATGGAGAATGGGTTCCTGTAGAGAAAAAtggtgaagaaaacaaagatgatgATAATGTTTTCAGCAGCAATTTGCCCTCAGAG GGCCGGGTTAAACGGCAGGGCCGGGTTAGACGACAGATGAAACAACCCGCAGCTTCTCATTTGACAGTAACTCGATGCAATTCACTTTGTGGAACCAAGCCACAAAGTGAAAAGCATCGAATTGCAGAGAACAGTGTTATCACATCCCTACCCAACATTGGGCCCTCCCTGCACTTGTGGGAAGGTAGTCCAAGGTACAACTATTTAGCTTCCCGATTTGCTTCAAGGCTCTATAGCTCTAGATTTTGGTGGTAG